A stretch of Fundicoccus culcitae DNA encodes these proteins:
- a CDS encoding MurR/RpiR family transcriptional regulator, with amino-acid sequence MNSSPLNLIMSYLPYLKKTEKKIANYIIQNYEAIIDMKITELSEKIEVSQSSITRFTQKLGYDGYKNFIIACAAAPRNKNTTTFDEMVTDDLSLSNILKSYEINVLKSLESNITELNYDEIDKVAKVLLEADYVVIVGAVFSGSLGYNFYLKMRTITRNVYYVDDTFETHLTGKTLTKGAVVLAISQTGTSEPCLEMINYAKSAGATVVSLTASYNNPVYNQSDYAIVPISTLQHFGAKYVSTEVMFKIILDSMYIYIDTYYEKHSLSHHPLFKATNFESEDREK; translated from the coding sequence ATGAATTCATCCCCCTTAAATTTGATAATGTCTTATTTACCTTATCTGAAGAAAACGGAAAAGAAAATCGCCAATTATATTATTCAGAACTATGAAGCGATTATTGATATGAAAATAACGGAATTATCTGAAAAAATTGAAGTGTCACAATCTTCAATTACACGCTTTACTCAGAAATTAGGTTACGATGGTTATAAGAACTTTATCATTGCCTGCGCTGCTGCCCCACGTAATAAAAATACAACAACCTTTGATGAAATGGTGACAGATGATTTATCCTTATCCAATATTCTTAAATCGTATGAAATAAATGTTTTAAAAAGTTTAGAAAGTAATATTACTGAATTAAATTATGACGAAATTGATAAAGTTGCGAAAGTCTTACTTGAAGCTGATTATGTCGTGATCGTTGGAGCAGTATTTTCAGGGAGTTTAGGCTACAATTTTTATCTCAAGATGAGGACCATTACGCGAAATGTTTATTATGTAGATGATACCTTTGAGACGCATTTAACAGGTAAGACTTTGACGAAGGGAGCTGTTGTCTTAGCAATATCCCAGACGGGAACGTCAGAACCTTGCTTGGAAATGATAAACTATGCTAAATCTGCTGGAGCAACGGTCGTTTCATTAACAGCTAGTTATAATAATCCTGTTTATAATCAATCCGATTATGCGATAGTTCCTATTTCTACCTTGCAACATTTCGGGGCGAAATATGTATCAACTGAGGTCATGTTCAAAATCATATTAGATAGCATGTATATTTATATCGATACATACTACGAGAAACATTCATTAAGTCATCACCCATTATTTAAAGCGACTAATTTTGAAAGTGAAGATAGAGAGAAATAG
- a CDS encoding DUF2000 domain-containing protein codes for MKFDTKLAIVLRDDLESWQELNVTAFLMSGIAGTQPVVGQPYVDKSGVEYLPMSRQPIMIHTADKESLKALLTKALTKDVVLTIFTEEIFKTYNDEDNRASIAEFETDELNLVGIGMRGKKNHVDKMLKGFALHG; via the coding sequence ATGAAATTTGATACAAAATTAGCCATTGTTTTAAGAGATGATTTGGAAAGTTGGCAAGAATTAAATGTGACCGCATTTTTAATGAGCGGGATTGCGGGAACACAGCCCGTTGTGGGTCAGCCTTATGTAGATAAAAGTGGGGTTGAGTATTTGCCCATGTCACGTCAACCGATTATGATTCATACGGCAGATAAAGAAAGCTTGAAGGCTTTGTTGACTAAAGCTTTGACGAAGGATGTGGTTTTGACGATTTTTACGGAAGAAATCTTTAAAACGTATAATGATGAAGATAACCGTGCTTCGATTGCTGAATTTGAAACTGACGAGTTGAATTTGGTGGGGATTGGTATGCGTGGCAAGAAGAATCATGTGGATAAGATGTTGAAGGGGTTTGCGTTGCATGGGTAG